Proteins encoded by one window of Cylindrospermum stagnale PCC 7417:
- the cas6 gene encoding CRISPR-associated endoribonuclease Cas6 has product MPHSLVLNLLPQSLIPPHFLTGRHLHALFLTLVSSVDKTLGDRLHDSTADKAFTLSPLQTIKTNPPRVGLLGDRGRSQLQFSHQQPIDGGTPCWWRISLLDDTLFSQLTQLWLNLNPQQPWHLGPANLFITSIQGTPQSTQPWANAVSYAQLYEQASETERSINFTFSTPAAFRQGKFDTTLPTRECVFNSLLSRWNKYSNSEFTQIAIESVFPSFINIHTEVIADSRSKFIGVVGEVHYRLLGEVEPIQIKQINALADFALYAGIGRKTTMGMGMVRRLNY; this is encoded by the coding sequence ATGCCTCATAGCTTAGTTTTAAATCTGCTTCCTCAGTCGCTGATTCCACCACACTTTCTTACTGGTAGACATCTGCATGCCTTGTTTTTAACTCTTGTCAGTTCTGTAGATAAAACATTAGGCGATCGCTTACACGATTCTACCGCAGATAAAGCCTTCACCCTCTCCCCCCTGCAAACTATCAAGACAAACCCGCCTAGGGTAGGGCTTCTGGGCGATAGAGGGCGTTCTCAATTGCAATTCTCACACCAACAACCCATCGATGGGGGAACGCCTTGTTGGTGGCGGATTTCTTTATTAGATGACACTCTCTTTAGCCAACTTACCCAACTGTGGCTAAATCTCAACCCCCAGCAACCTTGGCATCTGGGCCCGGCTAATTTATTTATTACCAGTATTCAAGGCACACCCCAATCTACTCAACCATGGGCAAATGCTGTCTCCTATGCTCAATTGTATGAGCAAGCTAGCGAAACTGAGCGCAGTATTAACTTTACTTTTTCTACACCTGCTGCTTTCCGTCAAGGAAAATTTGATACTACTCTCCCGACTAGAGAATGTGTGTTTAATTCTCTACTTTCTCGATGGAATAAATATAGCAATAGCGAATTTACTCAGATTGCTATTGAGTCAGTTTTTCCCTCTTTTATCAATATTCATACAGAAGTTATAGCTGATTCTCGCAGTAAGTTTATTGGGGTTGTGGGTGAAGTTCATTATCGGCTTTTAGGGGAGGTTGAACCAATTCAAATTAAGCAAATAAATGCTTTGGCTGATTTTGCTTTGTATGCGGGAATTGGGCGGAAAACAACGATGGGCATGGGGATGGTGCGGCGGTTGAATTATTAG
- the xth gene encoding exodeoxyribonuclease III, with protein sequence MKIATWNVNSVRTRLEQVIDWLGPNPVDVLCLQETKVVDADFPRSPFEQLGYHLYISGQKAYNGVALISRQPLLDVTTGFKAILPDISPEWDEQKRVITGIIGGIRIVNLYVPNGSAVGSEKYVYKLSWLTVLREYLRTLLVSQPAICVCGDFNIALEAKDIHDKVKTENHIMASEIERQALQDILALGFADAFRKFTTEGGHYSWWDYRTGAFKRNLGWRIDHHYLTPALYEKAQSCIIDVEPRKLTQPSDHTPVIVEF encoded by the coding sequence ATGAAAATCGCTACTTGGAACGTCAACTCGGTTCGCACCCGCTTAGAACAGGTTATTGATTGGTTGGGACCCAATCCTGTAGATGTCCTCTGCTTGCAAGAAACCAAGGTGGTGGATGCTGATTTTCCGCGATCACCTTTTGAACAATTAGGCTATCACCTTTATATTTCGGGACAGAAGGCTTACAACGGCGTTGCTCTCATTAGCCGCCAACCGCTTCTAGACGTAACTACGGGTTTCAAAGCAATCTTGCCAGACATATCACCAGAATGGGATGAGCAAAAGCGGGTAATTACTGGGATTATTGGCGGAATTCGGATTGTCAATCTCTATGTTCCCAACGGTTCAGCCGTCGGTAGCGAGAAATACGTTTACAAACTCAGTTGGTTAACAGTATTGCGAGAATATTTGCGTACACTTCTGGTGTCCCAACCAGCCATCTGCGTCTGTGGCGACTTTAACATTGCCCTAGAAGCTAAAGATATTCACGACAAAGTTAAAACTGAAAATCACATCATGGCTTCGGAGATAGAACGCCAAGCCTTACAAGATATACTCGCTTTAGGATTTGCCGATGCCTTTCGCAAATTCACCACAGAAGGCGGACATTATAGCTGGTGGGACTATCGCACCGGTGCCTTCAAGCGCAATTTAGGCTGGCGGATTGACCATCACTACCTGACACCCGCTTTATATGAAAAGGCTCAAAGTTGCATTATTGATGTTGAACCGCGCAAATTGACCCAACCCAGCGACCATACACCAGTGATTGTCGAGTTTTAG
- the cas2 gene encoding CRISPR-associated endonuclease Cas2: MYIVVSYDISEDKRRTKIHSVLKSYGQWMQYSVFECDLTPTQYAKMRSRLAKLIKPDTDSVRFYFLCACCQGKIERIGGEQPRDETIFFAESPSS; this comes from the coding sequence ATGTATATTGTTGTGAGTTACGATATTTCTGAAGATAAGCGCCGGACTAAGATTCATTCGGTTCTCAAGTCTTATGGACAGTGGATGCAGTATTCTGTGTTTGAGTGCGATTTGACGCCTACCCAATATGCGAAAATGCGATCGCGTTTAGCTAAACTAATTAAACCGGATACTGACAGCGTTCGCTTTTACTTTCTCTGCGCCTGTTGTCAGGGAAAAATCGAACGCATTGGCGGCGAACAACCACGGGACGAAACTATCTTTTTTGCAGAGTCCCCTTCTAGCTAG
- the cas5d gene encoding type I-D CRISPR-associated protein Cas5/Csc1 produces the protein MAIIYRCQLELHDSLYFATREIGRLYETEPIIHNYALCYALGLVDSKIYSTTVVEEDAYRYFCSEQVPKYEQHLTPLNEQGIYLTPARAISHSAVLNTWKYANNNYHVEMEKTQKNIPSFGRAKEIAPESKFEFFLIAQKQLKLPKWIRLGKWMSKAELMVEALPKPKIHEGLFTCTHPLNPLDVMFSNQVISYDVVNMPPVSLIQNVQMRGQYYQFDGSKELKIPVRMEYRFGS, from the coding sequence ATGGCTATTATCTATCGCTGTCAATTAGAACTGCACGATAGTCTCTATTTTGCCACTCGTGAAATCGGGCGCTTATATGAAACAGAGCCGATAATTCATAATTATGCGCTTTGTTATGCACTGGGTTTAGTTGATAGCAAAATTTACTCAACTACTGTTGTTGAAGAAGATGCCTATCGCTATTTTTGCTCGGAGCAAGTGCCAAAATATGAGCAGCATTTAACGCCGTTAAATGAACAGGGAATTTACCTGACTCCAGCGCGGGCAATTAGCCATTCTGCGGTTCTCAATACTTGGAAGTATGCTAACAATAACTACCATGTTGAAATGGAGAAGACGCAGAAAAATATCCCTAGTTTTGGCAGGGCAAAAGAAATTGCACCGGAAAGTAAATTTGAGTTTTTTCTTATTGCTCAAAAGCAACTCAAATTGCCAAAATGGATTCGCTTGGGTAAATGGATGAGTAAGGCTGAGTTAATGGTTGAAGCATTACCTAAACCTAAAATTCATGAAGGCTTATTTACCTGCACACATCCTTTAAATCCTTTGGATGTGATGTTCAGTAATCAAGTGATTAGCTATGATGTGGTGAATATGCCTCCTGTTAGTTTGATTCAAAATGTGCAAATGCGGGGACAATATTACCAATTTGATGGTAGTAAAGAGTTAAAAATTCCGGTGCGGATGGAATATCGTTTTGGGAGTTAA
- a CDS encoding carboxypeptidase-like regulatory domain-containing protein, giving the protein MKRENCVLNQTSKPSLSIKLLTPFCLISSLLLGATSVSAQVIESRFCTAKGTVTNSAGVALPGVTVTLSNPDESNSTTTDANGNYIVSLGEVDIAYFCVVTPSKTGYSFSPVDSTFLPGRRSDRHIANFIGT; this is encoded by the coding sequence ATGAAAAGAGAGAATTGTGTTTTAAATCAAACTTCAAAACCAAGCTTAAGTATCAAGCTTCTTACACCATTTTGTCTCATCTCCTCCCTATTATTAGGTGCAACTTCAGTTTCTGCCCAAGTTATAGAGTCACGCTTCTGCACAGCTAAAGGTACAGTTACTAATAGTGCTGGAGTAGCTCTTCCTGGTGTGACAGTAACTTTAAGTAATCCAGATGAAAGTAACTCTACTACCACAGATGCTAATGGTAACTACATAGTTTCTCTAGGGGAAGTAGATATTGCTTACTTTTGTGTTGTCACTCCCTCAAAGACTGGATACAGCTTCAGTCCTGTGGATTCCACCTTTTTGCCAGGTCGCCGTTCAGATCGCCATATTGCTAACTTTATAGGTACTTGA
- a CDS encoding HlyD family efflux transporter periplasmic adaptor subunit produces the protein MKYSLAANAAQARQTKERFAKPEEQLSYELGKAVQELPPLYFRLLAGTISVVVFGAIAWAHFSEIDEVATAPGELIASTQVRPVTALGGGTILAVKVKEGDRVTKGQVLIQRDPDLQQTDVARFAKSSKLIQDDLQRLDAERIGGKNAGTKLQDELLNARLLDYQARQAAAAAEANRQLSLINQAKVRATRLQDNLVNAKTSVTNAQENLSNAQSISVRIESNLAIAQKREEGLRTLVIPGAVPRIDYLESQERLTRAKTEITRAKDEVTNAQNRLTEAQDKVASLEKDIAAQFQEIRQAEQAYKAARNQGLRLASERQSEILTQINKRKEDLTTIAGQLEQARKQKALESIEAPVAGTIYRIKATNGPVQSGEELLSILPEGEEMQLEVKVLNRDIGFIRQKMKAKVKMATFPFQEFGVIEGEVVQVSPNAIVDKELGLVFPTRIKLSKHSINVRGQEVAFTPGMAANGEIVTRKKSILTFIVEPITRRFSEAFSVR, from the coding sequence ATGAAATATTCCCTAGCGGCAAATGCTGCACAAGCACGTCAGACCAAAGAGAGATTCGCTAAACCAGAGGAACAACTATCCTATGAATTAGGAAAGGCGGTTCAGGAATTACCACCGCTCTACTTCAGATTATTAGCGGGAACGATTAGCGTTGTAGTATTTGGAGCGATCGCCTGGGCACATTTCTCAGAAATTGACGAAGTCGCCACAGCACCAGGGGAATTAATCGCTTCCACACAGGTAAGACCGGTCACAGCCTTGGGTGGAGGGACAATTTTGGCCGTGAAGGTGAAAGAAGGCGATCGCGTTACTAAAGGACAAGTGCTGATTCAGCGAGATCCAGATTTACAACAAACCGATGTCGCCCGCTTTGCCAAATCTAGCAAATTGATTCAAGACGACTTGCAACGTTTGGATGCAGAACGCATCGGGGGCAAAAATGCCGGGACAAAACTGCAAGATGAACTGTTAAACGCCCGGTTGCTAGACTATCAAGCGCGTCAAGCAGCAGCAGCAGCAGAAGCAAACCGTCAATTATCACTAATCAATCAAGCCAAAGTCCGCGCCACTCGCCTGCAAGATAACTTAGTTAACGCCAAAACCAGCGTTACCAACGCTCAAGAAAACCTGAGTAACGCCCAAAGCATCAGCGTTAGAATTGAGAGTAATTTAGCGATCGCTCAAAAAAGAGAAGAAGGCTTACGCACTCTAGTTATTCCTGGCGCTGTACCGCGAATTGATTACCTGGAGTCCCAAGAAAGATTAACTCGTGCCAAAACAGAAATCACCAGAGCAAAAGACGAAGTTACCAACGCCCAAAATCGGTTAACAGAAGCTCAAGACAAAGTTGCATCTTTAGAAAAAGATATCGCCGCCCAATTCCAAGAAATTCGCCAAGCCGAACAAGCTTATAAAGCTGCGCGTAATCAAGGGCTACGGTTGGCATCAGAACGCCAAAGTGAAATTTTGACCCAAATCAACAAACGCAAAGAAGACCTCACCACCATCGCCGGTCAACTGGAGCAAGCAAGAAAGCAGAAAGCCTTAGAAAGTATCGAGGCTCCCGTTGCAGGTACGATTTACAGAATCAAAGCCACTAACGGGCCAGTACAATCTGGTGAAGAATTGCTGTCAATCTTACCCGAAGGCGAAGAAATGCAGTTAGAGGTGAAAGTCCTGAACCGCGATATTGGCTTTATTCGTCAGAAGATGAAAGCAAAAGTGAAAATGGCCACTTTCCCCTTCCAAGAATTTGGCGTCATCGAGGGCGAAGTTGTACAAGTCAGCCCAAATGCAATTGTTGATAAAGAATTAGGCTTAGTTTTCCCCACGAGAATTAAGTTGAGCAAACACTCAATCAACGTTCGGGGTCAAGAAGTAGCATTTACCCCAGGTATGGCGGCAAATGGAGAAATCGTCACTCGCAAAAAGTCAATTTTGACCTTCATTGTTGAGCCAATTACTCGCCGCTTTAGCGAGGCATTCTCTGTCAGATAG
- a CDS encoding ISAs1 family transposase produces the protein MKGNQSGLLKDVEANFQPDQTDLQINKGHGRIEKRTVSICKYQGQSDWPGLETVIRVESERQIIKQNFIEVETETRYYIASFTVTADVFAQKIRSYWDVENKVHYVRDVTQGEDNSRIRTNGLVQIFALARNLALNLYRYHDFKNMAQAQRFACFGLSTLKQLFRMK, from the coding sequence TTGAAAGGTAATCAATCTGGGTTACTTAAAGATGTGGAAGCAAATTTTCAACCAGACCAGACGGACTTACAAATTAATAAAGGTCATGGTCGAATCGAAAAACGTACTGTTAGTATCTGCAAGTATCAAGGTCAAAGTGATTGGCCAGGACTAGAGACAGTAATTCGAGTAGAGTCTGAACGTCAAATTATCAAGCAAAATTTCATTGAAGTTGAAACTGAAACTCGTTATTATATTGCTTCATTCACGGTTACGGCTGATGTTTTTGCACAAAAAATTCGCAGCTATTGGGATGTTGAAAACAAAGTGCATTATGTTCGAGATGTGACTCAAGGAGAAGATAATTCTCGAATCCGTACTAATGGATTAGTTCAAATTTTTGCCCTAGCTCGTAATTTAGCTCTAAATCTTTACCGTTATCATGACTTTAAAAATATGGCTCAAGCACAAAGATTTGCCTGTTTTGGTCTTAGCACACTCAAGCAATTATTTAGAATGAAATAG
- a CDS encoding 2OG-Fe(II) oxygenase has product MKNYQQQINAFPNSYLNDLWGEIHASPYFSINNLNRDFVNTKGFSVVFQRDGLAEVEQKFPFFKPYLDLALQPNCNAFYLNPLLLKEGSRVDPHIDRSLRSYCKTIEPPAVVSVLYVRVPGDMEGGELVLKSHKRQLGQVKPLTNTLLYFQGDLTHSVNAVKTPGNRLSLVCEQYNLSEAELQEIPKFTLESRSSQSTNKKKKYAS; this is encoded by the coding sequence GTGAAAAACTATCAACAACAAATTAATGCTTTCCCCAATAGTTACCTGAATGATTTGTGGGGAGAAATCCATGCTTCACCTTACTTTTCTATTAATAATCTCAACCGCGATTTTGTGAATACTAAGGGGTTTTCTGTGGTGTTTCAGCGTGATGGTTTAGCAGAAGTTGAACAAAAGTTTCCCTTTTTTAAGCCTTATCTAGATTTGGCTCTCCAGCCGAATTGTAATGCTTTTTACCTTAATCCTTTGCTGCTGAAGGAAGGCTCTCGTGTTGATCCGCACATTGATCGCTCTTTGCGTTCTTATTGCAAAACAATTGAACCGCCTGCTGTTGTGAGTGTGCTTTATGTAAGGGTTCCGGGGGATATGGAGGGGGGAGAATTGGTGCTAAAGTCGCACAAACGCCAACTTGGACAAGTTAAACCGCTAACTAATACCCTGCTTTACTTTCAGGGTGATTTGACTCATTCTGTGAATGCGGTGAAAACTCCGGGAAATCGCTTAAGTCTGGTTTGTGAGCAGTATAATTTAAGTGAGGCGGAACTTCAGGAAATTCCGAAGTTTACACTGGAGTCAAGAAGCTCTCAGTCTACAAATAAGAAGAAAAAGTATGCCTCATAG
- a CDS encoding DUF29 domain-containing protein: MHIPEINPKTAIPVFSLYATDFYAWTQEQVSLLRNHQWSEIDLQNLIEEIESLGKQQRQELRNRFPSFDWTFAEMGVSITTSQS; the protein is encoded by the coding sequence ATGCACATCCCAGAAATAAATCCAAAGACAGCGATACCTGTATTCAGCCTCTACGCAACTGATTTTTATGCTTGGACACAGGAACAAGTATCCTTACTCCGCAACCATCAATGGAGTGAAATTGACTTGCAAAATTTGATTGAGGAAATTGAATCTTTGGGAAAACAGCAACGCCAAGAACTGCGAAATCGTTTTCCTTCTTTTGATTGGACATTTGCTGAAATGGGAGTTTCAATCACAACGTCGCAGTCGTAG
- a CDS encoding SDR family oxidoreductase: MYLVTGATGDIGRRVVRLLRQQEKSVRAFVRLTSRYSELEHRGADIFIGDLQREKDIQKACQGVKYMISAHGSDSDALSLDYRANIELIDQAKANAVEHFVFISVLGADRGYEDAPVFKAKRAVERYLQASGLNYTIFRPAGLASNLLPLAERFRETGLYLLIGDPKNRTSIVSTDDLALLVVNSITTEGARNQIFPVGGPDVLLREDIPRIFSRIFHKDPVVINSPLFAIDGLRGALGLFNPQAKEGLGTFRTLLANEFFCTKEEITNLERIFNFRLETLENFVRRYLAD, translated from the coding sequence ATGTATCTAGTCACTGGAGCAACAGGAGATATTGGTCGCAGAGTTGTGCGACTTTTGCGCCAACAGGAAAAGTCTGTGCGAGCATTTGTCCGGCTTACATCGCGTTACAGCGAGTTAGAACACCGGGGTGCTGATATCTTCATCGGTGATTTGCAGCGAGAAAAAGATATCCAGAAAGCTTGTCAGGGCGTTAAATACATGATCAGCGCCCACGGTTCTGATAGCGATGCTCTATCTCTAGATTATCGCGCTAATATTGAACTCATTGACCAAGCAAAAGCCAATGCAGTCGAACACTTTGTCTTCATTTCCGTACTGGGTGCCGACCGAGGATATGAAGATGCTCCTGTGTTCAAAGCCAAACGGGCAGTAGAACGATATCTGCAAGCCAGTGGCTTAAATTACACAATTTTCCGCCCGGCTGGATTAGCATCAAACTTGCTACCACTGGCAGAACGGTTTCGCGAAACGGGTTTGTATCTACTCATCGGTGACCCCAAAAACCGTACCTCAATTGTCAGTACTGATGATTTAGCTTTGTTAGTAGTGAATTCTATAACAACTGAAGGCGCTCGTAACCAGATTTTTCCAGTGGGAGGGCCAGATGTTTTATTGCGAGAGGATATTCCCCGAATTTTTAGCCGCATATTCCACAAAGACCCTGTAGTAATTAACTCACCACTTTTTGCTATTGATGGATTACGCGGTGCCCTGGGTTTATTTAATCCCCAAGCAAAGGAAGGTTTGGGAACCTTTCGCACTTTGTTAGCTAATGAATTTTTCTGTACAAAAGAGGAAATTACCAATTTAGAAAGGATTTTTAACTTTCGATTGGAGACATTAGAAAATTTTGTCCGCCGCTATCTAGCAGATTGA
- a CDS encoding zinc-dependent alcohol dehydrogenase, which yields MLAALLYGQEDLRLEEVADPTPAAGEVVIQVGAATTCGTDLKVWRRGGHAKMLKPPTLFGHEAAGRIVALGAGVRSWQLGDRIVANNSAPCMECFFCQRQEYSLCPNLTWNNGTFAEYLKIPAPIVQQNMLPIPDDLPWELAAMTEPLACVLHGIGRSHVKAKDRVVVLGDGAIGLMFVAALADQTEVLLWGGSDHRLEIGKKLGAAQTFNYHQNPDIAAVVKELTAGWGADVVIEATGVPSVWEMAIACARPGATVNLFGGCPRDTTITVNTEQLHYSELTLKGVFHNTPEYVRAALSLIASGRIPFELLISEHRPLQDLAQVFNDMKARKVIKVALTPC from the coding sequence TTGTTAGCAGCGTTACTTTACGGCCAAGAAGATTTACGCCTAGAGGAAGTCGCTGACCCTACCCCGGCGGCTGGCGAAGTGGTGATCCAAGTGGGGGCAGCCACTACTTGCGGTACAGATTTGAAAGTTTGGCGTCGTGGTGGTCATGCGAAGATGCTGAAACCACCAACGCTGTTTGGTCATGAAGCAGCGGGACGAATTGTGGCTTTGGGTGCTGGTGTCAGGAGTTGGCAATTAGGCGATCGCATCGTTGCAAATAACTCTGCACCATGCATGGAATGCTTTTTTTGTCAACGTCAAGAATATTCCCTCTGTCCGAATTTGACCTGGAATAATGGCACTTTTGCCGAATATCTGAAGATTCCCGCGCCGATAGTCCAGCAGAATATGTTGCCGATTCCCGATGATTTGCCTTGGGAATTAGCAGCGATGACCGAACCTTTAGCTTGTGTGTTGCATGGCATCGGGCGTTCTCATGTCAAAGCTAAAGATCGCGTTGTCGTCTTGGGAGATGGGGCAATTGGACTAATGTTTGTGGCGGCTTTGGCTGATCAAACCGAGGTGTTGCTGTGGGGAGGAAGTGACCACAGGTTAGAAATTGGTAAGAAACTCGGTGCGGCGCAAACTTTTAATTATCATCAAAATCCCGATATTGCCGCTGTGGTGAAAGAATTAACCGCAGGATGGGGTGCAGATGTGGTGATTGAGGCAACTGGTGTCCCTAGTGTTTGGGAAATGGCGATCGCCTGTGCCCGTCCTGGTGCAACTGTAAACTTATTTGGCGGCTGTCCACGGGATACGACAATTACCGTGAATACAGAACAACTACACTACAGCGAACTCACCCTCAAAGGCGTATTTCACAACACACCAGAGTACGTGCGGGCAGCGCTGTCATTGATAGCTAGCGGTAGAATTCCCTTTGAGTTACTGATCAGCGAACACCGCCCATTGCAGGATTTAGCACAGGTGTTTAATGACATGAAGGCGCGTAAAGTAATTAAAGTAGCGCTAACACCCTGTTAA
- the cas4 gene encoding CRISPR-associated protein Cas4, giving the protein MNDIEYIPIAALNQYAYCPHRCWRMICAGEFSDNQYTIEGTSLHERVHTVGEGNRDDVWQVRAIWLKSEEYKLIGKSDLIEVESGEFYPVEYKRGHKGEWDNDELQVCAQALCLEEMTGKTVTTGYIYYAQSHQRQLVEISAELRQSAIATIESVTSLLTTGIMPKPFYSRRCQGCSLKSHCLPKAVEKIQHYQEAN; this is encoded by the coding sequence ATGAATGATATCGAATACATTCCTATTGCGGCATTGAATCAATATGCCTATTGTCCGCATCGCTGTTGGCGGATGATTTGTGCGGGTGAGTTTAGCGATAATCAATACACAATTGAAGGGACAAGTTTACATGAACGAGTTCATACGGTGGGTGAGGGAAATCGGGATGATGTTTGGCAAGTTCGGGCAATTTGGCTGAAGTCTGAAGAATACAAACTTATTGGTAAATCAGATTTGATTGAGGTGGAATCTGGTGAATTTTACCCTGTGGAATATAAGCGGGGACATAAGGGTGAATGGGATAATGATGAGTTGCAAGTTTGCGCCCAAGCTTTATGTTTGGAAGAGATGACGGGAAAAACTGTTACTACTGGTTATATCTATTATGCCCAATCTCATCAACGTCAATTAGTGGAGATTTCGGCGGAGTTGCGGCAAAGCGCGATCGCCACAATTGAATCTGTCACTAGCCTTTTAACCACTGGAATCATGCCAAAACCTTTTTACAGCAGGCGTTGTCAAGGATGCAGCCTTAAATCTCATTGTCTGCCCAAAGCAGTTGAAAAAATCCAGCACTACCAAGAAGCTAATTAA
- a CDS encoding DUF29 domain-containing protein — protein MIGHLLKWEFQSQRRSRSWLATLRIQRLDTAELLEENPSLKSYLEEVLGKAYLRGVELAIRETDLPSRTFPSDCPYSLTEILCDRFYPGDKSELLSELES, from the coding sequence TTGATTGGACATTTGCTGAAATGGGAGTTTCAATCACAACGTCGCAGTCGTAGTTGGTTAGCAACCCTTCGCATTCAACGCCTAGATACGGCTGAACTGCTTGAGGAAAATCCCAGCCTTAAATCTTATCTTGAGGAGGTACTTGGTAAAGCTTACCTGAGAGGTGTGGAGTTAGCTATTAGAGAAACAGACTTGCCTAGTCGCACTTTTCCCTCTGATTGTCCTTATAGTTTAACGGAGATATTGTGCGATCGCTTTTATCCTGGTGACAAGAGCGAATTATTGAGCGAGTTGGAATCGTGA
- the cas1d gene encoding type I-D CRISPR-associated endonuclease Cas1d gives MSTVYVIENDAFIGKVDERLTVKAEKKTILDVPLIKINGIVVLGRATVSPAVITELLKNQICLTFLTENGKYLGRLEPEVTKNLFIRKAQWEAAGESPQAIHLVRGFVRGKLKNYRQVLLRAQREYAHLNLSSQITRLENAIAPINQTNKINSLRGLEGAGSAAYFGCFDKLIKTSEFEFSTRNRRPPTDPVNALLSFGYSLLRHDVQSAVNIVGFDPYLGYLHVERYGRPSLALDVMEEFRPLVVDGMVLSLINKRSLIPDHFITEPLSGAVNLTKEGLRIFLTAYQQKKQSSFKHPVMGTKCTYQEAFEIQARFLGKYLMGEVDKYPPLVLK, from the coding sequence ATGAGTACAGTTTACGTGATCGAAAACGACGCATTTATCGGCAAGGTTGATGAACGTCTGACGGTGAAGGCTGAGAAAAAAACTATTTTGGATGTACCTTTAATTAAAATTAACGGTATTGTCGTTTTAGGTCGGGCGACTGTTTCACCGGCGGTAATTACGGAACTCTTAAAAAACCAGATTTGTTTAACTTTTCTGACAGAAAATGGCAAATATTTAGGGCGTTTAGAACCGGAAGTGACAAAAAATCTTTTCATTCGTAAGGCACAATGGGAAGCGGCGGGAGAATCACCCCAAGCGATACATTTAGTTAGGGGTTTTGTGCGGGGAAAGTTGAAAAATTACCGCCAGGTTTTACTTCGCGCCCAACGAGAATATGCTCATCTTAACTTGAGTTCTCAGATTACTCGGTTGGAAAATGCGATCGCACCCATTAACCAGACTAACAAAATAAATTCGCTCCGAGGGCTAGAAGGGGCGGGGAGTGCAGCTTATTTTGGTTGCTTTGACAAGTTGATAAAGACTTCAGAGTTTGAATTTTCCACGAGAAACCGCCGTCCACCGACTGACCCTGTTAACGCTTTATTGAGTTTTGGCTATTCTTTGCTGCGTCACGATGTCCAAAGTGCTGTAAATATTGTGGGTTTTGACCCATATCTCGGATACTTGCACGTTGAGAGATATGGTAGACCTTCTTTAGCGTTGGATGTGATGGAAGAGTTTCGCCCGTTGGTGGTGGATGGGATGGTGTTGTCGCTGATCAATAAGCGATCGCTAATTCCAGATCATTTTATCACTGAACCCCTGAGCGGTGCTGTGAATTTAACCAAGGAAGGACTGCGGATTTTTCTCACGGCTTACCAGCAAAAGAAGCAGTCGAGTTTCAAGCATCCGGTTATGGGAACGAAATGCACTTACCAAGAAGCTTTTGAAATTCAGGCGAGGTTTTTGGGTAAATATCTCATGGGTGAAGTTGATAAATATCCGCCTTTGGTTTTGAAGTAA